A window from Candidatus Zixiibacteriota bacterium encodes these proteins:
- a CDS encoding insulinase family protein, which produces MKNKVFISVVIILSTGLLSVGTCFAGLIPEYSEFTLANGLKVVMVEDHRFPLVDFRLQFGIGSEADSSRYSGLANLAVQILREGTSEYPGDLLIEAVDSVGGILESSADRDGAVISGNFLSRDIKFGLAALSEMVIRSEPEEADLSRLRRNAVSRLMQSNSVPEDRLTNTLFEMIYGDEGYGLNPRGSRSGLRRINIDLVKKFRERYFRPNNAILAVGGDFDGKEVKKIIKSLFSEWSGKVKNASPVSIPIDQDTLRIFIIDSPEAPSTEFVIGRPIGHLDDSESPAVILLDYILGSSGEISRLFRSLVKEQDLATGISSRIHWLKGGGVWEIHGAAANDMAPDAVHGALRIIEEIKNIRIPAQELKGAANFFRGVVPMYFESPSTTLKQLTWLYGLGLKFDYNETMLKTIDSVDPAALKQAARKDLDFNKWTIIIIGPEVSVKSGLMDLGPVELLTADDN; this is translated from the coding sequence ATGAAGAATAAGGTTTTCATATCGGTTGTCATAATTTTGTCAACCGGACTTCTGTCTGTCGGGACATGTTTTGCCGGATTGATTCCGGAATATTCCGAATTTACGCTGGCCAATGGTTTAAAAGTAGTCATGGTTGAAGATCATCGATTTCCTCTGGTGGATTTCAGATTGCAATTCGGGATCGGTTCCGAGGCCGATTCATCGAGATATTCCGGTCTGGCCAACCTGGCGGTGCAGATACTCAGGGAGGGTACGTCCGAATACCCCGGGGACCTGCTGATCGAGGCGGTGGATTCGGTTGGAGGAATACTGGAATCATCGGCTGATCGGGACGGTGCGGTTATATCCGGGAATTTTCTTTCCCGGGATATAAAATTCGGCCTGGCCGCATTATCCGAGATGGTTATTCGTTCGGAACCGGAGGAGGCTGATTTGAGCCGTCTTCGACGGAATGCGGTTTCGCGGCTGATGCAGTCCAACTCCGTACCAGAGGATAGATTAACCAACACTCTGTTCGAGATGATATATGGTGATGAAGGGTACGGCCTTAATCCTCGCGGCTCCCGTTCCGGATTGCGACGTATCAATATCGATCTGGTGAAGAAATTCCGTGAGCGGTATTTCCGTCCGAACAACGCCATTCTGGCGGTTGGCGGCGATTTTGATGGTAAAGAGGTTAAGAAAATAATAAAATCGCTTTTTTCGGAATGGTCCGGAAAAGTTAAAAATGCCTCTCCGGTAAGTATACCCATTGATCAGGATACTCTTCGCATCTTTATTATCGATAGCCCGGAAGCTCCCAGCACGGAATTCGTTATCGGGCGGCCAATAGGACATCTCGACGATTCCGAAAGCCCGGCGGTTATCCTGCTTGATTATATTCTGGGCAGTTCGGGCGAAATCTCGCGATTGTTTCGAAGTCTTGTCAAGGAGCAGGATCTGGCCACAGGCATAAGTTCCCGGATTCACTGGCTGAAAGGCGGCGGGGTCTGGGAAATACATGGTGCCGCCGCCAATGATATGGCTCCCGATGCGGTTCATGGGGCACTGAGGATAATAGAAGAGATAAAGAATATCAGGATCCCGGCGCAGGAACTGAAAGGGGCCGCGAATTTTTTCCGCGGGGTGGTACCGATGTACTTCGAATCGCCGTCAACGACCCTGAAGCAGTTAACCTGGCTGTATGGCCTGGGACTTAAGTTTGACTATAATGAAACCATGCTGAAAACGATTGATTCGGTGGATCCTGCGGCCCTGAAGCAGGCCGCCCGGAAGGACCTGGATTTTAATAAGTGGACAATTATTATTATCGGACCGGAAGTGTCGGTGAAGAGTGGTTTGATGGATCTGGGTCCGGTGGAACTGCTGACGGCCGACGATAATTAA
- a CDS encoding insulinase family protein translates to MNGTVKYLLTICGLLIIAGLPVVSPAGQEVGKTILPNGLTLITCEDRATPLVSVALIYHVGIKDEMPGRTGISQLCRQIIAYGTPRNDHDNFTRIIQSGGGFSGSEVDFDLTWFVTKIPSNLLDTVLYLESDRMQNVVITIENLLLAKDALRRDRLVNIESSIYGHINEEFMNLAYKSHTYRNPFFGWPGDVNSITIEDVKNYYRSFFQPANATLVVFGDFDLAALTTRVRELFGPIVSYGVPERRRIIEPDQIGERFSRIQGFVGIPAILLGFHAPEATHEDFPKLGLINYILAGGEFSRLKRKMIVEEKSAMYIGGGVFRTEDPGMFYVYAILNYDTPMDEAEKQICGEIERLKTELVSDAELERAKNRIEVDYYRAIRDIDRTAGIIGFHEIIARDHDYSVKYVKQVRAVNKENILETAIRYLGRENRTGVMLYSAESPVGAREQHTEQ, encoded by the coding sequence ATGAACGGCACTGTAAAATACCTGCTGACAATTTGCGGCCTGCTTATAATTGCTGGTTTGCCGGTTGTTTCTCCGGCCGGCCAGGAAGTCGGCAAGACGATTCTTCCCAACGGCCTGACATTAATTACCTGCGAGGATCGGGCGACGCCTCTGGTCTCGGTGGCTCTTATTTATCATGTCGGTATCAAGGATGAGATGCCCGGTCGGACCGGAATCAGCCAGCTTTGCCGCCAAATAATTGCCTATGGCACCCCCAGAAATGACCATGACAATTTTACCCGGATTATCCAATCGGGCGGCGGATTCAGCGGCAGTGAAGTGGATTTTGACCTGACCTGGTTCGTCACCAAAATACCCTCGAATCTTCTTGATACGGTGCTTTATCTGGAATCGGACCGGATGCAGAATGTTGTCATTACGATTGAGAATCTTCTGCTGGCCAAAGATGCTCTCAGACGGGATCGTCTGGTCAATATAGAGAGTTCCATTTACGGCCATATCAACGAAGAATTCATGAACCTGGCCTATAAATCTCACACCTATCGCAATCCTTTTTTCGGCTGGCCCGGAGATGTGAACAGTATTACTATCGAGGATGTCAAGAATTATTATCGGAGTTTTTTTCAACCGGCCAACGCCACCCTGGTGGTTTTCGGCGATTTCGATTTGGCGGCTCTGACAACCAGGGTCAGGGAGTTATTCGGACCCATTGTGTCGTACGGTGTTCCGGAACGCCGGAGAATAATCGAACCGGATCAAATCGGCGAACGATTCTCCCGAATTCAAGGATTTGTGGGCATACCGGCGATATTGCTGGGTTTTCATGCACCTGAAGCGACTCATGAGGATTTTCCCAAACTTGGCCTTATCAATTATATTCTGGCGGGCGGGGAATTCTCCCGGTTGAAACGGAAGATGATTGTCGAGGAAAAGTCGGCCATGTATATCGGCGGAGGCGTATTTCGAACCGAGGATCCGGGAATGTTCTATGTTTATGCCATACTCAATTATGATACTCCGATGGATGAGGCGGAAAAACAGATCTGCGGGGAAATCGAACGATTGAAAACCGAATTGGTCAGCGATGCTGAACTGGAGAGAGCGAAAAACCGGATTGAGGTGGATTATTACCGGGCCATCAGAGATATAGACCGGACGGCCGGAATAATTGGTTTTCATGAAATTATTGCCCGGGATCATGATTACTCGGTTAAATATGTCAAGCAGGTGCGGGCGGTCAACAAAGAGAATATCCTTGAGACGGCCATCAGGTATTTGGGACGGGAGAATCGGACGGGTGTCATGCTTTACTCGGCTGAATCACCGGTGGGGGCAAGGGAGCAACATACAGAACAATGA